A genome region from Triticum aestivum cultivar Chinese Spring chromosome 2B, IWGSC CS RefSeq v2.1, whole genome shotgun sequence includes the following:
- the LOC123045996 gene encoding proliferating cell nuclear antigen, producing the protein MLELRLVQGSLLKKVLEAIKELVTDANFDCSGTGFSLQAMDSSHVALVALLLRSEGFEHYRCDRNLSMGMNLGNMAKMLRCAGNDDIITIKADDGSDTVTFMFESPNQDKIADFEMKLMDIDSEHLGIPDSEYQAIVRMPSSEFSRICKDLSSIGDTVIISVTKEGVKFSTAGDIGTANIVCRQNKTVDKPEESTIIEMQEPVSLTFALRYMNSFTKASPLSDQVTISLSSELPVVVEYKIGEMGYIRFYLAPKIEEDEEMKA; encoded by the exons ATGTTGGAGCTGAGGCTGGTGCAGGGGAGCCTGCTGAAGAAGGTGCTGGAGGCGATCAAGGAGCTGGTGACGGACGCCAACTTCGACTGCTCCGGGACGGGCTTCTCGCTGCAGGCCATGGACTCCTCCCACGTCGCGCTCGTCGCCCTGCTCCTCCGCTCCGAGGGCTTCGAGCACTACCGCTGCGACCGCAACCTCTCCATGGGCATGAACCTCGGCAACATGGCCAAGATGCTCCGCTGCGCCGGCAACGACGACATCATCACCATCAAGGCCGACGACGGCTCCGACACCGTCACCTTCATGTTCGAGTCACCCA ATCAGGATAAGATTGCCGACTTCGAGATGAAGCTCATGGACATCGACAGCGAGCACCTCGGGATCCCCGACTCCGAGTACCAGGCCATCGTCCGCATGCCCTCCTCGGAGTTCTCCAGGATCTGCAAGGATCTTAGCAGCATCGGCGACACTG TTATTATTTCTGTCACCAAGGAGGGTGTCAAGTTCTCCACTGCTGGAGATATTGGAACCGCAAACATTGTTTGCAGGCAGAATAAGACTGTTGACAAG CCTGAGGAATCTACCATTATAGAAATGCAAGAGCCGGTGTCACTTACCTTTGCTCTGAGGTACATgaattccttcaccaaggcaagcCCACTGTCGGACCAAGTCACCATCAGCCTCTCATCTGAACTGCCGGTGGTTGTTGAGTACAAGATTGGCGAGATGGGCTACATTAGGTTTTATCTGGCACCCAAGATTGAAGAGGACGAGGAAATGAAGGCATGA